A single Fundulus heteroclitus isolate FHET01 chromosome 4, MU-UCD_Fhet_4.1, whole genome shotgun sequence DNA region contains:
- the nmbb gene encoding neuromedin Bb, giving the protein MRGLTLTNVCHCGLFTYLVLFSFMSMSAAVSFDLTELRNKVAKIKVNPRGNLWATGHFMGKKSVMDTPLLPSPEDRGVDALEVSLPAEQTSLGELFQEFLRVALKAQVDTDESRLKNQEAELVAKILENYIQSRK; this is encoded by the exons ATGAGAGGACTCACGCTGACCAACGTTTGCCACTGTGGCTTATTCACATATCTCGTCTTGTTCTCCTTCATGTCTATGAGCGCTGCTGTCAGCTTCGACCTGACTGAGCTGAGGAATAAAGTTGCGAAAATTAAAGTGAATCCAAGAGGCAATCTTTGGGCAACAG GGCATTTCATGGGGAAGAAGAGTGTGATGGACACCCCTCTGCTGCCCTCACCCGAGGACCGGGGTGTGGATGCGCTGGAAGTCAGCCTCCCGGCTGAGCAGACCTCGCTCGGGGAGCTTTTCCAAGAGTTTCTGCGGGTGGCGTTGAAGGCGCAGGTGGACACAGACGAGAGTCGTTTGAAAAATCAG GAAGCGGAGTTGGTGGCGAAGATCTTAGAGAACTACATCCAAAGCAGAAAATGA